The stretch of DNA TTCATTTCTTCCAGTTAtgtattctcattttacacaagACTTTTGGCCAGATCAGAGCATAAAAGATTCTTTCCAAGAAGTAATACTGAGAACATACACAGGACACAGGATGTGGACATAAGAATTTACGATTAAGAAAAGACTGTAAAAGTGTCAATGAGGGTAAGATGCATGAAGAAGGTTATAATAAACTTAACCAATGTTGGACAACTACCcaaggaaaaatatttcagtgtaacaaatatatgaaaatctttcataaatattcaattTCAAATAGACATGTTTAGTGAATGCTGAAGAGAAGTTAAAAGCTTTGCaacatttcttatatttgtaAGGTTTGTCTtcagtatgaattaccttatgtttaATAAGGGTTGAGAACcatttaaaggctttgccacattcttcacatttgtagataTTCTCTctagtatgaattctcttatgttgaATTAAGTGTGAAAGCATGAAAAATGATTtgctacattttatacatttcaaagttttctttttagtctGTCTAATCTTATAAGACAATTCATACTggaaagaaaccctacaaatgtgaagaatgtgacaaagtttTTAACAATTCTTCAACCCTTAtgaacataagataattcatattgGGAAGAAACcgtacaaatgtgaagaatgtggcaaagctttcagGCAATCCTCACACCTTACTAGACATAAAGCAATtcatactggggagaaaccctacaaatgtgaagagtgcggcaaagcttttaaccattTCTCAGCCCTTAggaaacataagataattcataccggggagaaaccatacaaatgtgaagaatgtggtaaaGCTTTTAAGTGGTCCTCAAGACTTACGgaacataaggtaattcatactgtAGAGAAACCctgcaaatgtgaagaatgtggcaaagcttttaggCATTTCCCAGCCCTTAGAAAACATAAGATAATCCATACCggaaagaaaccctacaaatgtgaagaatgtggcaaagcttttaacaatTCCTCAACCCTTTtgaaacataagataattcacactgaggagaaaccatacaaatgtgaagaatgtggccaAGCTTTTAGCCATTTCTCACACCTTACTAAACATAGGATAATTCATACAAgaaagaaaccctacaaatgtgaagagtgTGGTAAAGCATTTAGTCAGTCGTAAaaccttactaaacataagataattcattctggagagaaaccctacaaatgtgaagaatgtggcaaagcctttaaccagtCCTCACACCTTACTTGACATAAAATGATTCATACTGGCgggaaaccctacaaatgtgaagaatgtggcaaagatTTTAACCATCCTTCAacccttactaaacataagataattcatactggggagaaaccctaaaaatgtgaagaatgtgtcAAAGCTCTCAACCATTTTACAAACCTTAATACACATAAGATAATTTATACTAGAGACAGACCCTTCatatgtgaagaatgtggcaaagcttttaaccagtCCTCAAGccttaataaacagaaaacaaatcatactggggagaaaccctaaaaatgtgaagaatgtgtcAAAGCTCTCAACCATTTTACAAACCTTAATACACATAAGATAATTTATACTAGAGACATACCCTTCATATGTGAAGattgtggcaaagcttttaaccagtCCTCAAGccttaataaacagaaaacaaatcatactggagagaaaccctacaaatgtaaagaatgtggcaaagcctttagtcCTCACaccttaaatacatataaaataattgataCTGGAGgaaaaccctacaaatgtaatAAAGGTGGCAAAGCTTCTAACCATTGCTTAGCTGTTACTTAAAATGAGAGAATTTCTAAAGAAGATAAACTCCGCAAATGTGAATAATatggcaaagcttttaactggTCCTCAAATCATACTGAAtgtaagataattcatactgaagagaaacccttcaaatgtgaggaatgtggcaaagcttttaatcAGTCCTCAAATCTTActgaacataaaataattcatactaGAGACAAACACTGCAAATGTGAAGAACaggcaaagcttttaaccagtCCTCTAACTTTActcaacataaaattatttatactgGAGAGGAATGCTACAAATGCAAAGAACTTGGCAAAACTTTTAAGTACTTCTCAAAACATACTGAACATAAGATAATTCGTACTGGAGAGATACTTTACAAatatgaagaatgtggcaaagcttctAACAGGTTCTCAAATCTTACTGAATATAAGACAAATTGGAGAGAAACCCTCCAAATATGAAGagtgtggcaaagcttttaactggTCCTCAAACCTTACTgaacataaggtaattcatactgaagagaaaccctacaaatatAACTACTGCAGCAAAGCTTTTAACTGGTTCTCAGACCTTACTCAACATAAGATAATTTATACTGAAGACAAACTGTAAATGTGAAGAATGCGGCAATGCTTTTAATCAATTCTCAAACTTTACtagacataagaaaattcatactggagaaaaaccctacaaATATGAAGAAGGTGGCAACGCTTTTAGCCAGTCCTCAACTCTTGCTAAACAAGATAATTCAAtgggagagaaaccctacaaatgtgaataATGCCATAACCATTCTTCAATACTTAATACACAATTTATACAACCTGCAAATGTGAAGACTGTTGCAAAGCTTTTAACTGGTCCCCAAACCTTACTGAACATAAGACAATTCATAATGGAAACTAGCCTTACAAATATGAAGAACATGCAAAGACTGTAACCATTTCTCACATCTTACCACACATTAAGGTAATTCATACTGAAGAGAAatcctacaaatgtgaagaatgtaacAAAGTCTTCAACTGACCTTCAACTCGTACTAAACATTAAGAGAACTCATACAgaagataaattttataaatacgAAGAATGTGATAAAAGCTTTGAAAACATTCAACCCTTATTGCACATAAGATAATTTATGCTGCAGAGAAATTCCACAAGTATGAAGAATGAggcaaagttgtttttttttttttttttttttgaaatggagtcacactctgccacccaatctggagtgcagtggggcagtcttggctcattgcaacctctgcctcctgggctcaagcaattctcctgcctcaacctcccaagcagctgggatgacaggcgcctgccaccacgcccaggtaatttttgtgttttcagtagagatgggatttcaccatgttgaccaggctggttttgaacttctgacctcaagtgatccacctgccttggcctcccaaagtgccccaaagtgctgggattacaagcacctggcTGAATGTGGCAAAGTTTTTAATAAGTTATGAaatcatactggagagaaactctacaaacccAAAAGACATGACAGTGCTCTTGAGAACACCTTAAACTTTTCTAAACATAAAAGAAACCATAGTGTCAAGAAATCCTAGATATGAGTAATGTCACAAAGCCTTTAAATGGTTGTCACACTTGATTGTAAGATAATTTATCCTGGAGACAACTCtatgaagaatgtggcaaaatatTTAACGAATACTCACACCTATCATGTAGGAAAGCATttgtacttgaaaaaaaaaaagtacacctataaagaatgtggaaaaggcATTAATATCTGCTC from Rhinopithecus roxellana isolate Shanxi Qingling chromosome 12, ASM756505v1, whole genome shotgun sequence encodes:
- the LOC115900723 gene encoding zinc finger protein 729-like → MRIIHIGKKPYKCEECGKAFRQSSHLTRHKAIHTGEKPYKCEECGKAFNHFSALRKHKIIHTGEKPYKCEECGKAFKWSSRLTEHKVIHTVEKPCKCEECGKAFRHFPALRKHKIIHTGKKPYKCEECGKAFNNSSTLLKHKIIHTEEKPYKCEECGQAFSHFSHLTKHRIIHTRKKPYKCEECGKAFSQS